From the genome of Liolophura sinensis isolate JHLJ2023 unplaced genomic scaffold, CUHK_Ljap_v2 scaffold_14, whole genome shotgun sequence, one region includes:
- the LOC135481260 gene encoding putative hydroxypyruvate isomerase, which produces MSSKMPLKFAANLSMMFTEFPTLAERYEAAKDAGFKYVEATFPYGEDAGTLAEARRRAGLEHVLINGWPGELSAGDLGIAALRSRKLEFVDKLEMSIKYANALNCKRMHIMAGKRPEAEEDVYLENIKYAADRLQKEGILALIEAVNSKLSAPGYFMDEPERGLEYVKKINHPNLKFQFDFFHVQIMSGNLTENLKKFLPHIGHIQISQVPDRGEPDDQGEITYPYIFRLLQELGYDGYVGLEYKPRGTTLEGLQWLEKAGCDLTL; this is translated from the exons ATGTCTTCAAAAATGCCTCTCAAGTTTGCAGCCAATCTGTCCATGATGTTCACAGAATTTCCAACTCTCGCTGAGCGATATGAAGCTGCCAAAGATGCAGGCTTTAAATACGTGGAGGCGACATTTCCTTATGGAGAAGACGCTGGAACACTGGCAGAGGCGAGAAGAAGGGCGGGATTAGAGCATGTATTAATCAACGGTTGGCCAG GTGAACTGTCAGCTGGTGACTTGGGAATAGCAGCACTGAGGTCTAGAAAACTGGAGTTTGTGGACAAACTGGAGATGTcaataaaatatgcaaatgcATTGAACTGTAAACG AATGCACATCATGGCTGGGAAGCGACCAGAGGCTGAAGAAGATGTTTATCTGGAGAACATTAAATATGCAGCTGACAGATTACAAAAG GAAGGCATCCTGGCCCTGATTGAAGCAGTCAACTCAAAGCTGTCTGCCCCTGGTTACTTCATGGATGAACCAGAAAGAG gattgGAATATGTGAAGAAGATCAATCACCCCAATCTGAAGTTTCAGTTT GACTTTTTTCATGTACAGATCATGAGTggaaatttgactgaaaatttgaaaaagtttttgCCACACATAG GTCACATCCAAATCtcccaggtacctgacagaggAGAACCAGATgaccaaggggagataacctaccCATACATCTTCAGACTGCTACAGGAGCTGGGATATGACGGCTATGTAGGGCTGGAGTACAAACCAAGAG GTACTACACTTGAGGGATTACAGTGGTTGGAGAAGGCTGGATGTGACTTGACTCTTTAA
- the LOC135481242 gene encoding uncharacterized protein LOC135481242 → MHEKKATPESSALLMTEEELGHARKGRSDKPSVLYLHDDDEEEDDSILYDKMSRKKTTSLLILDCFVTIIEILQFLAIVQSMALRWAWPESFLSATNFIFLFNLDIWDFLKVHTAGAYKHIQGYHVPSDSMPAYYFSLILGWSIILIVAVVVYVATYTRLRHRKHPFMMVRIARLQHVYIVMIQLFTLPVGVVAGRVFHCTDQNLVDIDNSITCSSGHHWIIMTTAIAFFVCVFLPFPIWLIYKTLQEIYVLWISRRKHEATLQLKEIQYRQGLNLTWVVKSYHIFASFARGSVHYRAVMHLFKLSVILVFSLAHNSIWTQAGLCLGIFSLMSLLLCLFRPFRVTSLNVLMVYCYLSLLGMSLYGTVMTSVSPTQVGSPWMLYPYNVWLLGVLTGLVALAILFFVVYAFTREIICYKHCCKEHMWPTLTRHGLSRLSPHTRKYMKALLRGQIFLEKVQKAPPMFARADELAKQIEVINVYCREAEYLGDIMHRPLLNLVDSMIQTHAYIYPKSLFSNSVKSSIQETAAKFMDLLPVFSRRLTQREYDFILVSPVKKRILLKMLCLAIFLNGRAEKVAKKKLTREAQAKMWQERPEIRVFEEPDVYYEDMYPDPQEELACRPDSALSDDDLSDEVRGHDLFTGSILEIDYIGESSTCQVDKTWPDPVPVDEEELPAYSLIDLRQGEITEGSPAQPEVTNSAQDETEVNNQGASNSRFQPDETGGDNLEQIRPQEKTEESRQPEIKGRTTQRKGPRKNMKKRKT, encoded by the exons ATGCATGAGAAGAAAGCCACTCCAGAGTCGTCTGCCCTTCTGATGACAGAGGAGGAGTTGGGACACGCAAGGAAGGGCCGGTCAGATAAGCCGAGTGTGTTGTACTTACACGATGATGATGAGGAGGAAGATGACAGCATTCTCTACGATAAGATGTCCAGGAAGAAAACAACATCCTTGTTGATACTGGATTGTTTTGTTACAATCATAGAGATTCTCCAGTTTTTGGCCATCGTTCAATCCATGGCACTAAGATGGGCATGGCCTGAATCATTCTTGTCCGCAACcaattttattttccttttcaaCCTGGACATCTGGGATTTTCTCAAAGTTCACACAGCAGGTGCTTACAAACACATCCAGGGCTACCATGTTCCCAGTGACTCGATGCCAGCATATTATTTCAGTCTTATTCTGGGTTGGTCGATAATCCTCATCGTGGCAGTAGTGGTTTATGTCGCCACATATACACGATTGCGACACAGAAAACACCCCTTTATGATGGTTAGAATTGCCCGTCTGCAGCATGTGTATATTGTTATGATTCAGTTGTTTACTCTTCCTGTAGGTGTTGTGGCTGGTCGGGTGTTCCACTGCACAGACCAGAATCTGGTGGATATTGATAACAGTATTACATGTTCCAGCGGTCATCACTGGATCATCATGACTACTGCCATAGCCTTCTTTGTCTGTGTTTTTCTTCCTTTCCCAATCTGGCTGATATACAAAACTCTTCAAGAGATTTATGTGTTGTGGATCAGTCGCCGAAAGCATGAGGCCACTCTCCAGTTAAAAGAAATTCAGTACCGTCAAGGTTTGAATCTCACGTGGGTTGTTAAAAGTTACCACATTTTTGCCTCGTTTGCCCGTGGAAGTGTTCACTACAGAGCTGTAATGCATTTGTTCAAACTGAGCGTCATTCTTGTGTTCTCATTGGCTCACAATTCTATTTGGACCCAGGCGGGCCTTTGTCTCGGAATCTTCTCTCTCATGTCTCTACTTCTGTGCCTGTTCCGACCAttcagagttacctcccttaatgTGTTGATGGTGTACTGTTACCTGAGCCTGTTAGGCATGTCTCTCTATGGGACGGTCATGACCTCTGTCTCTCCCACACAGGTGGGTTCACCGTGGATGCTCTATCCATACAATGTATGGTTACTGGGCGTTCTCACTGGCCTCGTAGCTTTAGCCATTCTCTTCTTTGTTGTGTATGCTttcacaagggagataatctgctACAAACACTGCTGTAAAGAGCACATGTGGCCCACCTTGACAAGACATGGACTATCACGACTCAGTCCTCACACCCGCAAATACATGAAGGCCCTGCTGAGGGGACAGATATTCTTAG agaaGGTACAAAAAGCTCCTCCAATGTTTGCCCGTGCCGATGAGTTAGCGAAACAGATTGAAGTAATTAACGTGTATTGTCGAGAGGCGGAGTATCTTGGTGACATCATGCACCGCCCACTATTGAACCTGGTAGACAGCATGATCCAGACTCATGCCTACATCTATCCCAAGTCTCTCTTCTCCA ACTCAGTCAAGTCTTCCATCCAAGAGACGGCTGCCAAGTTTATGGATTTACTGCCAGTGTTTTCTCGACGTCTTACACAAAGGGAATATGACTTTATCCTGGTGTCCCCTGTTAAGAAGAGAATTCtgctgaaaatgctgtgtttag CCATTTTTCTGAATGGACGAGCTGAGAAAGTTGCCAAGAAAAAGTTAACCAGGGAAGCTCAGGCTAAGATGTGGCAAGAGAGACCAGAGATCAGAGTATTTGAGG AACCTGATGTCTACTACGAAGACATGTATCCTGACCCTCAAGAGGAACTTGCTTGCCGACCTGACTCTGCCCTCTCTGACGACGACCTTTCCGACGAGGTTAGGGGTCATGACCTTTTCACAGGGAGTATATTGGAGATAGACTACATAGGAGAGTCGTCAACCTGTCAG GTGGACAAGACCTGGCCGGACCCTGTACCTGTAGACGAGGAGGAGCTGCCAGCCTACTCTCTGATTGACCTCAG GCAAGGTGAGATAACAGAaggatcaccagcacaacctgAAGTAACAAACTCAGCTCAGGACGAGACTGAAGTAAACAATCAAGGGGCAAGTAACTCTCGATTTCAGCCTGATGAAacagggggagataacttagaacagatcaggccacaggaGAAGACAGAGGAAAGTAGGCAGCCAGAAATCAAGGGTAGAACAACTCAGAGAAAGGGACCCAGAAAGAATATGAAGAAGAGGAAAACCTAA